TTGAGTCGTTGGCTTAATCGCGGTGGTAAAATTATTGTCACCGGTCCGGCGGGGAATCTTTCGGAACCTGCTGTGCGTAATCAACTGCGATCGCTATTTGGGGCCTACTGGGCCTATCCCCACTCCCAAGCTTACACCCTGCGGCCGACTAATTTAGGTGAATTGAAAAACCAAAAACCTTTAGCCAGCAGTCTCCTCGGTGGTGTGGTTATCCCCACGGGAGTTAATAGCCAAACCGTTGCCGTCTGGGGGGCGCGCAATAATCCCCCCGCCGTTGTCCTCAATAATAACTCGATCTTTCTCGGTTGGCGCTGGGGCAGCGATGCCGTCGCTAATCTCGCCCTCGATAGCGCTTGGCTAGAAACCGCCCTGCAACGCTACGGCATTAATCGCAGTTCTTCTCTTAACACAATTGCGCCCTATTGTCAAGGCCAATCAACAATAGTTAATAATATTAATAATACCCCAACAGCGATCTCGCGTAGCGAGCGCGTTGCGACCGCACCCCGTCGCCCTCTACCGCAGATTTCAGAAAATCCCCCCAGGGAAACGGCGAGATTAAGTCCGAGTACCGGGCAAATTCCCCCCAAAGCGAGCCTAACTCCCCAACAAATTAGCCAGATGACTGCGGAATTGCAGGGATTAATCGGGCGTTATGGGGTGACTCTCTTAGCTTCAGAGGCCAGTAATAGTAATATATCCAATACTGATAAATCCTTAGCACAAGCATTTCATAATCGTGGGAAAAATTCCCCCACCACAGATACAGCCAGACGATTCCGTTTAGCTCTAGAAAATGCCCAAGGAACCTTAAATAATTTTCAGAATTTAATCGTCCAGGGTTCCTATACCCAAGCGAGGGAATTTTGGTTACAAGCGCGGCGAAATCTTTGGGATAATTATCCCACTAATCGACAATTTGCCCAACCAGAAATACGGGCAATGTGGTTAGATCGAGGCACGATCGTAGAAGCTAAAAACGAGGAGGATTTAGCTAAAGTATTCGATCGCATGGCGGCAGCGGGTATTAATGTGGTCTTTTTCGAGACAGTTAATGCTAGTTATACTATTTATCCCAGTCAAGTTGCCCCCGAACAAAACCCTTTAACTAGAGGTTGGGATCCCCTTAAAGTTGCCGTTAAATTAGCCCATGAACGCAATATGGAAATCCACGCCTGGGTGTGGGTTTTTGCGGCGGCTAATCAAGCTCATAATAAAGTATTAGGGCAACCATTAGATTATCTGGGTCCAGTTTTATCGCGTAATCCCGATTGGCGGGCAACTAATAAAAGTGGTGGTTCTTTTGATTACAGTCAAGGCACGAAAAAAGCCTTTTTTGATCCTGCTAATCCCGACGTACAGAACTATCTTTTATCTCTTTACGAGGAAATTGTCAAGAATTACGATGTGGATGGCTTGCAGTTAGATTATATTCGCTATCCCTTCCAGAGTCAAAATTCTCATCAAACCTATGGTTATGGTAAATCCAGCCGTTGGTTATTTAAACAAATGACAGGAGTTGATCCCATTACTTTAAATACCCGGGGTGCTTTATGGGAACAATGGACTAGCTTTAAAATCCGTCAGGTTGATACTTTTGTCTCGCAAGTTTCCACTCGATTAAAACAGATCCGCCCCCACTTAAAAATGTCGGCGGCGGTGTTTCCCCTAGAACAAAAAGAACGATTATATCGTATTCAACAAAACTGGGAAGAATGGGGACAAAATCAATGGATAGACCTGATATTTTTAATGACTTATGCGCTCGATACAGGGACTTTAGAAGATAAAACCCAGTCTTTATTTGATCGCCAAATAGCAGGAAATGCTCTGATTATACCCGGTATCCGTCTGTTAAAAGTACCCGATCAAGTCACCATCGATCAACTACAATTTATTCGCAATCTTCCCACTTCGGGATTCGCTCTTTTTGCCACAGAAAATCTCAATCCCAACCTGCAAACAATTCTTAATCGCATTCAGGGATCGATAATTACGAAAAAAGCCGAACCTTTACCCCACCGTCAACCCTTTAAAACGGCAGCATCGCGGTTTAATTTCCTGCGTCAAGAGTGGAGTTTTTTAATAACGAATAATTTATGGGCAATGGAGGAGCTAACCTTAAAAACTTGGGGGCAAGAAGTGGACGAAATGGCTAATTTATTAGAGCAATTAGCTAATAATCCCAGCCCTCGCAATTGGACTTTAACTCAAAATGCCTTAAAGCGATTTAGCTATCAATTTAAATCTGTGATGTCCCGACAAAAAGATTTATCTCCCTATCAAATACAAGTCTGGGAAAATCGCCTCGCCACCCTACAAGGTCTCTTAAGTTATGGTCAAAGGGTTGAGTTTTAATTAGGGTTTGCCCAAAAAGTTTATTGGTGGAGTTAGGAGACAGGATTCAGGAGACAGGATTCAGGAGACAGGAGACAGCTTTTATTTATTCTCCCCACTCCCCAATTCATAATTCATCATTGCCACACCCCACATTCTACACTCTCTTGTCAGAGGCCCGCCGGAATATGTAACAATTTATGGGAGAAACCCCAAGCAAATTTAACGAGAAAAACATGGCAGCTACAATTAAGAAAGGAGCTTTAGTCCGCGTGGTGACGGGAAACCTAGAAAATAGCCTCGAAGCCCTAGCCAGCGATCGCCGTTTACCCAGTTATATGTTCAACTCGACAGCAGAAGTCTTGGATATAAAAGATGATTACGCTTTGGTTAAATTCTACGTTCCTACCCCCAGTGTGTGGCTAAAGCTCGAACAACTGGAACCCGCCTGATGAGGAATTGCCTCATCCATAAACCATGGTTGACTTCTACGATACACCCATCCCCTGTCAATCGCCCCGAGTCTCGGTTATTGGTGCTGGCAACGTCGGACGCACCCTGGCCCAACGCATCGCCGAAAAAAACCTCGCCGATGTGGTTCTCCTCGATATCGTCAATGGTTTGCCCCAGGGTATTGCCCTAGATTTGATGGAAGCCCAGGGCATAGAACTGCACGACAGCGAGATTATTGGCACTAATAACTACGAAGACACGGCAGGCTCGGATATTGTCGTGATTACGGCCGGATTAGCCAGAAAACCGGGCATGAGTCGCGATGATCTCATGAATGTCAATGCCAAAATTGTTGTCGAGGCCGCCACTAAATGCCTCCAGTATTCTCCAGAGGCCATTTTTATCGTCATCACTAATCCCCTTGATGTGATGACCTATCTAGTCTGGCAATCAACCGGTTTACCCCCCCAAAGAGTGATGGGAATGGCCGGAGTCCTCGATTCTTCCCGTTTACAAACCTTTATCGCCATGGAATTGGGGGTTAGTACCGCCGACGTTCATGCTATGGTCTTGGGTGGTCACGGTGATTTAATGTTGCCCCTACCCCGTTACTGTACCGTCAGTGGTGTGCCGATTACCGAATTAATGGACGAGATAACGATTAATCGTCTAGTGGAGAGAACTCGCAACGGTGGGGCTGAAATCGTCAAATTACTGCAAACTGGCGGCGCTTATTACGCCCCCGCTTCCTCTGCCTGTATCATGGTCGAGACGATATTGAGAAATCAATCCCGTTTACTGCCGGCGGCAGCCTATCTTAAAGGTGAATACGGTTTACAGGATGTCTATCTGGGGGTTCCCTGTCGCTTAGGCTGTCGGGGTGTGGAAAGTATTCTGGAAGTGCGTTTGACCGATGCTGAACGTCTGGATTTACACACTTCTGCCGCCTCAGTTCGTCAGAATGTTCATTTAGCCCTTGACAGTCTCAAGGTTTTGATGTAGTTAATACAATTCGTATTTTAAGAGGGTACAGGGCAAAGAACCGTTATACAAGGGAGTGCGACGGGAAGAACGCAGACCGATTTGTTTAGTCAGTTCTTTGTTTCCCGATAAAATATAGGCTGTCCAACCCTTAAACCTCTGTTTTAAGACATCACCGAAGGATTTATATAAGGCCCCTAATTCTTCGGTATTGCCCAATCTTTTGCCGTAAGGGGGATTACAGAGAATAATCCCTCGATCGCTCGTCGGTTCTAAATCGGTGATGCTTTGCAAGCTAAAATTAATATGGTCCTGCACTTGACAAAAATAGGCATTATCCTCGGCCTGATGTAGAACCTCGTAATCGGCATCACTAGCATAAATTGGCGCATTTAGCTGAAATTTTTGTTTTTCTTTAGCTTCCTTAAGCAAAGATTGCCATAAATCCGGTTGATAGTCTGGCCACTTCTGAAATCCGAACTGGGAACGAGATAAACCGGGGGCAATATTTAAAGCTTTTAAGGTCGCTTCGATGACAATAGTTCCCGAACCACAAAAAGGGTCTAAAAGCGCCATATCATCCTGCCATGCCGATAATTCTACCAAAGCAGCGGCGAGACTTTCTTTCAGAGGTGCGACTCCCATGGCCCGATGATACCCGCGACGATGTAAACTGTGGCCAGAACTATCTAAACTAAGCACACAGCGATTTTTCTCGATATGAGCGTTAATTTGCAGGTCGGGATTTTCTGTATCCACAAAAGAACGGGGATTCCCCTGTTGACGCTGTTGGTCGATAATAGCGTTTTTGATGCTTAAGGCGGTGTAATGGGTGTGATTGAGGCGATCGTTCGTTCCCGTACATTGTACCGCTAAAGTTTCCTCACTGCTGAGATAATCGCGCCAATCAATGGCTTGAATGCCATCATAAAGTTCCTTCCCATCCCCACAGGGAATTTCGGCAATGGGAACCAAAACCCGAAAAATAATTCTTGACCAAAGATTGACTCGATAGAGTAGGGCCAGATCTCCCTGAAAATGGACTCCCGTGAATACTGGTTTCACTTCTTTAGCCCCTAGGAATTCTAATTCCCTAGCGGCAATTTCTTCTAGTCCCCTAGCGGTAGTAGCAAAATAGGATCGAGTCATTTCAGTTATCAGTTTTCAGTTTTCAGTTATCAGTTATCAGTTATCAGTTATCAGTTATCAGGTTTCAGGTTTCAGGTTTCAGGTTTCAGTTTTCAGTTTTCAGTTTTCAGTTTTCAGTGACTAGCGCCGGTCGTTGGTAGCTTGAAATCAGAAAGATTTTAATTTTTATCCCCTTGTAAATTCCCTATCTGATTCCCTCAAGTCAGTTAAAATCGACTAATGTCATAGGATTTAGTGCATCGGAAAATTTTACGCAATCACAAGCATAATAATGGGTGCATCTCATATTTTGTGATTTTCTCTCACCTATAGGTGAGCAGCAGAAATTATTAAAAGAGGGCGAAGGCAATTCGC
This Microcystis wesenbergii NRERC-220 DNA region includes the following protein-coding sequences:
- a CDS encoding NAD(P)H-quinone oxidoreductase subunit O, which translates into the protein MAATIKKGALVRVVTGNLENSLEALASDRRLPSYMFNSTAEVLDIKDDYALVKFYVPTPSVWLKLEQLEPA
- the mdh gene encoding malate dehydrogenase is translated as MVDFYDTPIPCQSPRVSVIGAGNVGRTLAQRIAEKNLADVVLLDIVNGLPQGIALDLMEAQGIELHDSEIIGTNNYEDTAGSDIVVITAGLARKPGMSRDDLMNVNAKIVVEAATKCLQYSPEAIFIVITNPLDVMTYLVWQSTGLPPQRVMGMAGVLDSSRLQTFIAMELGVSTADVHAMVLGGHGDLMLPLPRYCTVSGVPITELMDEITINRLVERTRNGGAEIVKLLQTGGAYYAPASSACIMVETILRNQSRLLPAAAYLKGEYGLQDVYLGVPCRLGCRGVESILEVRLTDAERLDLHTSAASVRQNVHLALDSLKVLM
- a CDS encoding family 10 glycosylhydrolase; this translates as MLGSSFRLDHLFNKPLIAGLLSCVGVLLPIPVLATPVAVLKSQENANQWTAITNRLQNVGVNYCILQSNQWQTDKDLNKIKVLIIPNVETISGLQAGVLSRWLNRGGKIIVTGPAGNLSEPAVRNQLRSLFGAYWAYPHSQAYTLRPTNLGELKNQKPLASSLLGGVVIPTGVNSQTVAVWGARNNPPAVVLNNNSIFLGWRWGSDAVANLALDSAWLETALQRYGINRSSSLNTIAPYCQGQSTIVNNINNTPTAISRSERVATAPRRPLPQISENPPRETARLSPSTGQIPPKASLTPQQISQMTAELQGLIGRYGVTLLASEASNSNISNTDKSLAQAFHNRGKNSPTTDTARRFRLALENAQGTLNNFQNLIVQGSYTQAREFWLQARRNLWDNYPTNRQFAQPEIRAMWLDRGTIVEAKNEEDLAKVFDRMAAAGINVVFFETVNASYTIYPSQVAPEQNPLTRGWDPLKVAVKLAHERNMEIHAWVWVFAAANQAHNKVLGQPLDYLGPVLSRNPDWRATNKSGGSFDYSQGTKKAFFDPANPDVQNYLLSLYEEIVKNYDVDGLQLDYIRYPFQSQNSHQTYGYGKSSRWLFKQMTGVDPITLNTRGALWEQWTSFKIRQVDTFVSQVSTRLKQIRPHLKMSAAVFPLEQKERLYRIQQNWEEWGQNQWIDLIFLMTYALDTGTLEDKTQSLFDRQIAGNALIIPGIRLLKVPDQVTIDQLQFIRNLPTSGFALFATENLNPNLQTILNRIQGSIITKKAEPLPHRQPFKTAASRFNFLRQEWSFLITNNLWAMEELTLKTWGQEVDEMANLLEQLANNPSPRNWTLTQNALKRFSYQFKSVMSRQKDLSPYQIQVWENRLATLQGLLSYGQRVEF
- a CDS encoding THUMP domain-containing class I SAM-dependent RNA methyltransferase, which gives rise to MTRSYFATTARGLEEIAARELEFLGAKEVKPVFTGVHFQGDLALLYRVNLWSRIIFRVLVPIAEIPCGDGKELYDGIQAIDWRDYLSSEETLAVQCTGTNDRLNHTHYTALSIKNAIIDQQRQQGNPRSFVDTENPDLQINAHIEKNRCVLSLDSSGHSLHRRGYHRAMGVAPLKESLAAALVELSAWQDDMALLDPFCGSGTIVIEATLKALNIAPGLSRSQFGFQKWPDYQPDLWQSLLKEAKEKQKFQLNAPIYASDADYEVLHQAEDNAYFCQVQDHINFSLQSITDLEPTSDRGIILCNPPYGKRLGNTEELGALYKSFGDVLKQRFKGWTAYILSGNKELTKQIGLRSSRRTPLYNGSLPCTLLKYELY